The sequence ATGTCTCCCACTTGTATCTCCCAGTCTTGTCTCCCAGAGGTAGAAGTCTCAGCACCCCAGTCATAAAAACACTCAGATCCAGGAGAGACATTTGCACCTTCGGGACCACATCCCACACAAAGGCTGATCAAACCTCCAGGAAGGAAGACAAGTCTATTAgttcttcccggctgcaaagTGAGAGTcactgcaaaaagaaaaagaaatcatgtgGACACCTTGCAAATGAAGTCCTGAGGCAAAAGTTGGTCTTTTAAGATGTTACTTTATTGTGAGCTACAACAACACGTGCAGTTTGGGTTGTCACATCTAGTAAAGTGCAGAGATGAGAACAACATCTGCAGAACAAGCAAATCCCTAAAGACAGACATTTGAGCATTTgtctaaatttaaatgtttatggcCCAATGTAGGAGTTATCTCACCCTGGTCAGTGTCTCAGTGTTTACAGCTTTGGCTCAGACCTGAAGGGTCAGGGGTTTGACTCCACTCCAGGCTGcatatctgggttgcagtttCCATCCCTTGCAATGCATCTGTCTGAGCTttgcatctctttctctttctcagagtcTCAGTCTTTCCTTCCCTACTTTGCGCTCGCTCTAAAATCTATGGAAGAAAATATGCTCAGCCTGGGCAGTGCTGCTCAGTCGGTGTGTGTCagtctatgacccaggaggtcaaggATCCATTGGTGGTCAGGGTagatgccttggttgtgggtttgatcgccAGTAGGCTGCATGCAGGAATCAGCTTATGGAAGATTcactctcatcgctgatgtttctccctctctccccaccacttcctctgtgaaatcagtaaagatacatttgaaaataagatttctttaaggaaaataataaaactaaaaatcttgGGCCGAGATGCAGACTTCCCCTGACAGCAGATGACAACTCCACAGATTGTGCTGTCTACCAGGTGCTCAATGGCAGCAACAGTGGCTGCTGCTTCTGGAAAATCAAAGGAGGCTTACAACAGGCAGGATCTCAGGACTGCTTCGGGCGCTTGCGTGGTGGTCCCAGACAGGCGCCCTGTGCTGAAGCCAGAGAGCGGTACATCTCAGCCACCAAGTGGGGATGGGACGCCACCATTGCCTGCCACCCTTCGGTCTCCAAGACACCCTCAGCATGAGAGTGGATGAAATGCACTGCCTGAGTTTTCAGTTGATGTGCGCTGTGGAGGTCAGCCAAGGTGAGCATTTCTGCAGCATTCTCCTCAGAGAGCTGTCTGCTGAGGGCTTCCTCACACATGACCTTCAAACGCTCCAGGGCATACTTGTCAGCAGCTGCCAGCAAACCATCAGCCATTTTGTCCAGGTTCGGAGCCTTCCCCGTGTAAATGAAGCACATCATTTCCTTAAAAACTCCAGGCTCCATGTCAATGATTTCAACCCGATTCTTTTTGCTCTCCTCCATTGCATGTGCAAACATGGCCCTAAACACTGGAGAACGAGCTGCTACGATAGCTTTGTGAGCCTGGAATTCCTGGCCAGCAACACAAAAACAACAGTCTGAGAACCAGGAATTTTCCCAAAGTCCTCCTAGCTCATCGGCCAGCTGGCACTCAGGCACCTTCACCATCTTCGTGGTATTCTGGCCAGAAATGGTGACGGAATCTGGCACCACACTCACCTCACAGAGGAGGGTCAGCTTGTCATCAGGGAGAAGACTATTGTCTTCATCCAAGAGAACATCTCTCCGGATGAATTTCTTGAATCCCCAGTCTTTGCCTTGCACAAAGCTATATGCCTGGTGACTCTCCAAACATTTGATTTCTTCTCCCTTGTCATTCAGGATGGAGAGTTTGAATTTTGCCAAAAATATACGCTTTGGAGAAGTGACCAGAAAGAGGTAAAGTGACAGGTAATCCTTGCTGTGTGCATCTACCCCTTTTGGGTATACTCTCAAACACCATTTCAGTTGAGCAATGGCTTCTGATGAAAAGGTTGAACTTTGAATGACTTCACCCACTTCCTGCGGGCAAAAGCTAAAGTTACTGATGGTCCACCTGTGGGAGAATTTCACCACCTTGATCTCAGTGTGGCACCAGCTCTCAGCTGCAGGGCCACTCGACATTTCTGCTGCAGGTAGAGGACTTGGAACCGTTGACATTGCAAGTTTGAAAGTTAAACAAGATTTCCAAAGTCAGAGGACAAAgatttctgttctcttttcacCCACGTTAATTGAGTAGTGGGAAGATGAAGTTGTCTTGTCTAACAGGAACtctctcagagcagggcctacaGCTGCTGGTACCTGTCCTTCTGCATTCGCTTCATACTCTCTACAACATCCAGGCTTTGCTTCTGAAAATAAGTGTCTGAAAGTTGCACCAGAAGATAAATGCTGTTTTGCAGGCGTGGTTCAGTGCTTGAGCGACCAGGTCAGGGTAGGTGGCcacgttgcaggctcgatccccagtgtgtggggcttgcaggaggcagcaattcagcgattctctttcttcattgatgtttctatgtctctgttcctctgcctttgcctctgaaataaaaataaaataaataaaacctaaatgCTATCATAGTAGACAGATGCTCAACAATATCTAAGATTCATtgaagaatatttattgagtttttggtAGGGTGCCAGCCTTTCTTAAAGTGATCCTCTAATCCCCAGGTGGGGAACGTCCTGCCTGAGGTCCATATAAGGCccccaaaatcatttggtctggccctcccaAGGCATAGGGGTAATTTAAAGGTTTGACCAAATTGCAGCAGGCTAATTAtcaataatttcatttcatttgttatggccctcaaatgatgttataaatatccaaatggcccttggcagaaaaaaggttcctcacccctgtCATCTAATGTATTTACACTTGAATAGAGTCccaggattaaataaataaataaatacaaaactaaagccctggccaatgtggacCAGTTGGGTGGAGCAACATCACCTGTACCAAATGCCcatgggttagattcctggtcagggcacaagccacgGCTCAGGTTTCATACACATTCaaggtgcatgctggaggcaatgGATTCCCCTTTGTCTTTCTCATCAATacctcaatctctctccctctgtctccttaATTCTCcctgtaaataatttaaaacaaataaaaacacaggaatCTCTACACTAGGAAATGCTAAGATGCAGTTCATGGAAGCATGACTGGTTCATCGCTATGTCTGATAGTCTCTCATTATGACTAGTGCCACTTCTTGGGAAGCCTTACAGTGGTTGGGAtctattttaaagttttcaaatataGCCTGGAACTGAAGGTATTAAAGGAATAGCAAAGTGGACCTTTATGAGTTTTTTCTCATTGACACATTTTTTTAGGTTAATGTGTATGTAGATTCTTACATGCATACATTATGTGAAACATTTTGGTTGGTTTATGATTTCCATAATTAGGGAAATCTCTTTTACGACCTAAAAAACATCTAGTGGCAATAtggtactaaaataaaaaataatgaaataacttaTTATACTAAATATCACTCTATTAAAGTGCTCCAATTCCAGATATTTGAAATATTGATGTCATTTCAATTAACTAGGAAACCTACTTCTCTACTTAGAGAAGATCCCAGTAATTGGAGaggtaaattgaaaatatttgtaataagatAAAGTAGGCATTTTTTGAGCTATttactcaaaaaaaataaaaacatttattctaaATTCCATACTCACCAGAGTCTACTATGAGTGCTCCCACCTTGGTGAGTTCTGTGGATATCAGGGTCAGTAGGAATTCTCTTCACTCAACCAGAAGCTCCAACTTCAGTCAGTCTACTCTGGAGAAGTGATGTGTCCTCTGCCACAGATGGGCCTTTTATATGACTCCCCTTAGGCCACACCCACTTGCTGAGATTGGCTAAAATCTAAAAAAGGAAGTGAACACCTTAAATGGATTATACAGATTATAGTTTGATAGCTAATTAGGGTTACAACACATAGAAAACACCTGGGGGCTGACACCTTaacagaatgtaaatgtgttttctgGTGAGAAACATGAAACTTTTTAATATGCAATTCAGTATTAACTGTAGTCACTACTTCATAGACGctgtagaaaattatttttaaaagaggcgCCATTCTACCTGTGTTTTGTTGAAACCCATCACAAGTTAAGAAGTTATTGATGCCATATGAATTATTTTCCACATTATCAAATGTTTGGGAATTTAAGTCCTGTTTTTAAAACTCTATGAAAATAATGTTGTGAGGAGTTTCCGAAGTGAAAATCTAAGTAActccactttttaaatttatggaaaaacaaatgtaaaagacATCAAAGACCACATATTCTAAAAAGAGGCGCAGCTGCTGCCCTCTAATTCAATGTACAGTATTGTAAACCAATGGAAGGGTCATTGACCTGCAAGATcccaaaattaattaattttcagaaaattatcTCAAACAGTTATCAACTTGTTGCAAGTCACCCACGTAAGCTTATAGCAGAAGAAGTTTCCTTTTTTCAGCAAAAATCAATTAATTCTGTGGGCAGTGTGCCCTCCTGTAGTGTTGTTACCTACTGCTGTCCCGCACAGAAACTTCTCCAACACTCACTTGCACTGATATTTCCTAGATTTCTCATTCTGTCACAGAGCATTTTAACATTCTATAACCCAGGCCCTGTAATCTGGTTCTTACTTCAAATAATAAATAGAcatccctaaccagtttggctcagtggatagagcgttggcctgcggactcatgggtcccaggtttgattccggtcaagggcatatcccttcctctctgtaaaaaatcaataaaatatattttacaaaaatcgtgcacctatggatgaagacagtgggtggggagtgagggtggagggtagggcgggaactgggaggaggggagttatagggggaaaaaagaggaacaaatgtaataatctgaacaataaagatttaattaaaaaaaaataaataaatagagcaactagtctggctggtgtggttgaATGGTTGAGTCTCTACCAATGAACCAGATGGACTTGGTTTGAATTTTGGTCAGTGCTTATGCCAGAGTTTCAGGATAGATTCCCTtagggggcttgtaggaggcagccaatcactcaTTACCTGTCAACATTGTTGTTAGTCTCTCTCCgtctgcccttcctctctctgaaatcaatctaaaaaaatatttatcaaaatacataaatatagtaACTAAGTTTTGCTCTGTACCATAATACCTTCTCCATTCCCTTAGCCCAAACCCAATCTTCAAAGGTAAGGCAAAAGCCCTAGAATCTGCAGATTATAGTTTAGTGGAAATGATAAATGAatgcacagagaaataaaaaattcccaaGGGCTCAAATAAGGAAGAGGGATCTGCTGTGTAcaactaaagaagaaaatgaaaagcagatGACTGAACTGAGGATCCTTCCCCCTCATTTTTCCCCAGAAAAAGGCCCCAGGAAAACTATGACAAAATAGGTATAAAGAGGCTTGAATCCCTGCTATGGCTAAGCATGAGAGGGGCAATAAGCAGGAAATAGCTACTCCGCTGCCATGTGCAAGCTCGAAAACATTGGACTAAGCCTTCTGATGGTGCTCAGCCATTTAGCATGGGCCCTGGGAATAAGAGGTCATAGGTTCATTCCCTGTcagcacacatgcctgggttgtgggctccatccccagtgggcagtgtgcaAGTGCAATAAAACCAAAGattgcctctcatcattgatgtttctatctcctcttcccttctctgaaatcaataaaaatttattaataaacaacaGAATATCTGCTGTTACCACATATATTCAACACAATGATGGTTCCTATTCAATACAATTAGACACGTGAAAGAAATAACTCTAAGAGGAAAGAAAGCTATAGTAATTTATATTATTAGCTCAGCATGATTGCATAATTAGAAATTTTCCTGAAATCTATAATTTATGAAGTTAGGAAGAAATGAGATCAGTGAATTtcttctaaacaaacaaaaaaaaatggaaaggaaatttACAATGCATGTTATATGCTCAGAAACTGAAATTCCTAAAATGAAatctaataaaagttatataattctgtgtatataaactataaaacactattggagaaaaacaacaacagaggaaAGAATTATGAGTCCTGTAAATGGAAATATCCCATATTCATGTGTTGAAAAACATAATGTTGTCACTATGTCCAATGTCACCAGACAGACCAATACCATTAATGgttcaataacttaaaaaatgtatgtgcatatacatgtgtatgtaatGGGAAGTTGCTTTTTAAATGAGTCTGTGACTAGGACTCTTAAAAGGTGTTTTAGTCAATAAAGGAGGTACACACCTCACTAAAAAAGAATTAGTATTGTAGGCATTATCACCTCAATTACTTTCATATCTACATAGCACACATATAACAGCTTCCATATTATGGGGGGGAATATTTGTGTAAAAGAAGAGGTAAACTGTCATAGTCACAGGGTATAAAAGTCtgtctaagacagcggttctcaacctgtgggccgtgaAAGCTTTGGGGGTCGacagaccctttcacagggccgcctaagaccatcagaaaacacatatataatttcatattgttttgtcattaatcactatgctttaattatgttcaatttgtagcaatgaaaatacatcctgcatatcagatatttacattatgcttcataacagtagcaaaattacagttatgaagtagcaattaaaatttttatggttggaggtctcCACAACAAGACTAGCTGTACtgaagggtcatggcattaggaaggttgagaaccactggtctaagaagATATATCTcagcttcccccctccccccgcaagcAGTGACCTTGAGTTTATGTAAGATAGGGTAACCCAGACAGCTGCAGTGGATTTAGAATCTCAATAAATCACAATTTCATTCTTTACtcgtctgccggggtccagccccagcaggtccaggggtccccaaaggtgtggacggagtcggcgaagaaggaatgacacggagacagcgttcagttgatcagcagcctagccaggatctccagccaagttctggtcttgatctccagagaggccctgcttcagatctccagccaggttctgtccaggctctccagtcaggttcagtgtccaggttccagtcaggttctcctgccaatctctgtagtcaggttcagtccaggatcccttgccatgttctcccgctaggctctgtctctaggctccgaggccagtccctgtccaggatcctccggcatgctctctccagcgaagttcttctgtctctagagaacgttctgtgtaggttctgtgcctaggctctgtctctcttggtcctgtcttccaagccctgtgtccttagttctgtgttctgagttctgagtgtttctgtcttgttacaactgtatttataccagttgattcaatcctatcaatctctattacaaaggttagggcgtttcttatctccattccagggagaaaagattatgtagtttaagcatgattgtttgtagttaaagggattaattacccgcctggcacttagttgaggggttttattccctccctaacttcaggggaaaatccctacctggggattcaacctttctcggagaggtgactttggttaaaacacagcgccaagaaggtgagcaaacatattaagaaccgtatgccatatatgccaggtcccttgaaacagcaaggatggaccggctcccggcaaattcccccttttttattttttaaaagcaagcattaaaaagaaaaacctgaaacgctctcttgtatccattttaagagtaggattggcgctttctgctattacctgagtcctgatctatcaccccagggagagcttgccaatcctgcactttcccggggtggaaaggctgcagtggggttaaggataaggctccttgggcctaccttctcccatgcctctac is a genomic window of Myotis daubentonii chromosome 9, mMyoDau2.1, whole genome shotgun sequence containing:
- the LOC132242058 gene encoding speckle-type POZ protein-like, with translation MSTVPSPLPAAEMSSGPAAESWCHTEIKVVKFSHRWTISNFSFCPQEVGEVIQSSTFSSEAIAQLKWCLRVYPKGVDAHSKDYLSLYLFLVTSPKRIFLAKFKLSILNDKGEEIKCLESHQAYSFVQGKDWGFKKFIRRDVLLDEDNSLLPDDKLTLLCEVSVVPDSVTISGQNTTKMVKVPECQLADELGGLWENSWFSDCCFCVAGQEFQAHKAIVAARSPVFRAMFAHAMEESKKNRVEIIDMEPGVFKEMMCFIYTGKAPNLDKMADGLLAAADKYALERLKVMCEEALSRQLSEENAAEMLTLADLHSAHQLKTQAVHFIHSHAEGVLETEGWQAMVASHPHLVAEMYRSLASAQGACLGPPRKRPKQS